A window from Leptospira wolffii serovar Khorat str. Khorat-H2 encodes these proteins:
- a CDS encoding L-threonylcarbamoyladenylate synthase, whose protein sequence is MSKNKNTILTKDPSLAAKALEKGGIVLFPTETVYGIGADSRNFDSCLEIYKIKNRPADNPLIVHLADPNDIQKIAELPKNAEILLEKYMPGPLTLVLPKKDPKVFSAGLDTIAVRVPSHSLAREMIRLSGVPVSAPSANLSGRPSITRLEDAIHEFEGKVDVILEGQEPEIGLESTVIDLSGNSPKILRPGFLGPEELKEIFPGLSYTSYYPNEEEGIRPASPGMKYRHYAPDANVIFAEIGTLPKKDSAAIGIDLLEGWAFSLSVPDNLEYMKNLYSFFRDCDRMRIRTVYCFPPAEGQGKEALLNRIRKAQDR, encoded by the coding sequence TTGTCAAAAAATAAAAATACGATTCTAACCAAAGATCCTTCTCTGGCGGCGAAAGCTCTGGAGAAGGGAGGAATCGTCCTTTTTCCCACGGAGACCGTATACGGGATAGGAGCCGACTCCCGTAATTTCGATTCTTGTTTAGAAATTTATAAAATTAAGAATCGACCCGCCGATAACCCGCTTATCGTTCATCTTGCCGATCCGAACGATATACAGAAAATCGCAGAACTCCCCAAGAACGCCGAAATCCTCTTGGAGAAGTATATGCCGGGTCCTTTGACTTTGGTTTTACCAAAAAAAGATCCCAAGGTATTTTCCGCCGGACTGGATACGATTGCGGTCAGAGTTCCTTCTCATTCTCTTGCGAGGGAAATGATACGATTGTCCGGAGTTCCCGTTTCCGCGCCATCTGCGAACCTTTCCGGTCGACCTTCCATCACTAGGCTCGAAGATGCGATCCACGAATTCGAAGGGAAGGTGGATGTAATTTTGGAAGGGCAAGAACCCGAAATCGGATTGGAGTCCACAGTGATCGATCTGAGCGGAAATTCTCCCAAGATTCTAAGACCCGGGTTCCTGGGTCCAGAGGAACTGAAGGAAATCTTCCCGGGTCTTTCCTATACATCCTACTATCCCAACGAAGAGGAAGGGATTCGTCCTGCGAGTCCCGGAATGAAATACAGGCATTATGCACCGGATGCGAATGTGATTTTTGCAGAAATAGGGACTTTGCCGAAAAAAGATTCCGCGGCAATAGGAATCGATCTACTAGAAGGTTGGGCGTTCTCTTTAAGCGTCCCGGATAATCTTGAATATATGAAAAATCTATATTCTTTTTTTCGGGACTGCGACCGGATGAGGATACGAACCGTGTATTGTTTTCCGCCGGCGGAAGGCCAAGGAAAAGAAGCATTACTCAATCGGATCCGAAAAGCCCAGGACAGATAA
- a CDS encoding S49 family peptidase, whose protein sequence is MNSPGGSALVSELLYREIKKLSEKKPVVTYVLNVAASGGYYLACGTKEIHGTPYSVVGSIGAVMLRFEMKNLYEKLGIKKERIGFYPHRDILSEYGKLSPKSEQFLKREVLHSRDVFYSRVTEARKTSTKELEAKWGEGRVFLGETFRKAGFLDSCSSVLEILQKVKEDLKAEKIDVRYLPGTYNWKDFIQDMKPGLQSIGLNLPFWNGKNPKYNPNEVLYLSDIASDLSQ, encoded by the coding sequence ATGAATTCTCCGGGAGGTAGCGCTCTTGTCTCCGAGTTACTATACCGTGAAATTAAAAAACTTTCCGAGAAGAAACCAGTCGTCACTTATGTTTTAAACGTAGCCGCTTCGGGAGGATACTATCTTGCCTGTGGAACGAAAGAAATCCATGGAACTCCTTATTCCGTAGTAGGATCCATAGGTGCTGTCATGCTCCGATTCGAAATGAAGAATCTATATGAGAAATTAGGAATCAAGAAGGAAAGAATCGGATTCTACCCTCATAGAGATATCCTATCGGAGTACGGAAAACTTTCTCCCAAGTCGGAACAATTCTTAAAAAGAGAAGTACTGCATTCTCGCGACGTATTCTATTCCAGGGTCACCGAGGCAAGAAAAACGAGTACGAAAGAATTGGAAGCTAAATGGGGGGAAGGTAGGGTCTTTTTAGGAGAAACCTTTCGCAAGGCCGGGTTTCTGGATTCCTGCTCGAGTGTATTAGAAATCCTGCAAAAAGTCAAAGAGGATCTCAAAGCCGAAAAAATAGACGTTCGGTATTTGCCGGGAACTTATAATTGGAAGGATTTCATCCAAGATATGAAACCTGGATTGCAATCCATCGGCCTAAATCTTCCTTTCTGGAATGGAAAAAATCCGAAGTATAATCCGAACGAAGTGCTCTATCTATCCGATATAGCTTCTGATTTATCGCAATAA